Part of the Lotus japonicus ecotype B-129 chromosome 6, LjGifu_v1.2 genome, ttgtccttcttcaattttggacagtcacttttgtagtgccctgattctttgcactcaaagcaagtgacttccttgattgatgacttcttctgacctgaggattcagactttcctcttgcctttccagagcctttgaacttgctctgcctgtgcttccagatgcggttgagtctcttggagatcagagtcagctcatcttcatcagaatcttctgatgcttcttcagattcttcttcttcagcttgaagagcctttgacttctcaaccttagccttttcagatttggatttcaaggctatggacttttttctcagatcttgcatctctgagcgcttcagctcatggcatttcaaaatgctgatgagttcttctaaactcatattctcaacatctctcgtgagctctattgaagtcaccaaaggcatccaactttcaggaagacacctgatgacccttatgacgtgatcttttgttgtgtagctcttgttgagaggacgtatgccagctacaagcagttgaaatctggagaacatttcttcaatggactcatttggctccatgatgaaggattcatacttttggatcaaagacaatgcctttgattctttgactttcttgtttccttcatgagacatcttcagagaatcaaaaatgcctttagcaaactcacgatctgtaatcttctggtactcctcataggagatagcacttagaagaattgctctagctttatgatgttgtgagtacagcttcttttgatctgcagacatctctgaccttgggatctttttgccatctgcatcaactggacgctcatagccatccacaataatatcccagagatctgcatcgaaacccagaaagaaactttccagtctatctttccaatattcgaacctttgaccatcgaacataggaggctttgcgttgtaaccatctctttgagtttcactggtggtggcagccattgtttttcacaccggcccggatcactgaacactgttaggtgtggtaatcagaacttgcgctctgataccaattgaaggtatgaaaaacggtagaaagggggggtttgaataacgttttcagtacaaaactaccaccttaaagattttaacaaatcttttcgagaattaagtgcaaaagatagagatagaaaagcacacaaggattttatcctggttcacttgataaatcactcaagctactccagtccacccgttaaggtgatttcttccttcttagaatgaaggcaatccactaatcaggtaagagttacaactgcacttgaaacctacaagtgactaacaattacactgacttagctcacactaagattcactctcttagtcttctctaggatccgatcaaccttgatctcctaaaggaaaaatcaaacaactgtttgaggttggtgtttacaagggtttgcttctgaataagctgagtgtaaactaagataaattacaagatgaaagaaagcttagaatattttgaatatcttgcgcgtgtgttgcttcttgtattcacttcacttcttctagccgcttctttcaatcttcagcctctatatatactccaaggattagggttgagcgttgcatgggaaatgctaccgttggagggcagttctggaaaatccagcttctgctgtggctgagaacgttaggtaggtcgtcaggaaggtacacttgcttttgtacttggatagcgacttgaccttttaacctaggagacttctgatcagaggaatgcttcgtattggaacttgtgaagccggttgatcagagtcagagggaaagcacagatcctctgaccattgtatcttctgattctgaactcagagggaagaacatggccttcagagtttcttgcttctggacatcagagtttccactattcagcttctggatcttcagagtcttctacaccatcggaacatctgaaccttcagtgtttcttggttgtcagaacttctggatcatcagagcttctagcgactgagtcctcatcagagtttgtatagcttcagatcttctgaagcttttccactgttcatactgaacatggtgaatgcgaaagcgttgcttgggttaccctttatacacagtgcttctgatttgtgtgaaattgagtcagggtcagagcctgtaaatagcacactcagaaaaacacgttagagtaccacaattgttcatatcaaaaggttaacttgtaatcatcaaaacatagagttgtactactagatcaaaacttgatcttacagagtttgtatagcttcagaacttctgaagcttttccactgttcatactgaacatggtgaatgcgaaagcgttgcttgggttaccctttatacacagtgcttctgatttgtgtgagattgagttgaggtcagagcctgtaaatagcacactcagaaaaacacgttagagtaccacaattgttcatatcaaaaggttaacttgtaatcatcaaaacatagagttgtactactagatcaaaacttgatcttacaaggagTAGCATGTTTGCTAAAATTCAGACTATATCAAATGGACGTCAAGAGTGCATTCTTGAATGGTTACCTggatgaagaagtctatgtggaacaacctaaagggtttGTAGATCCAAGttttccagatcatgtgtacagatTGAAAAAGGCTCTGTATGGCTTAAAACAAGCACCTAGAGCCTGGTATGAAAGATTAACAGAGTTTCTGATCAACAATGGTTATGACAAAGGTGGCATTGACAAAACCTTGTTTGTTAAGAAAAATGGCAGTGAACTCATGGTagctcaaatttatgttgatgacatcgtgTTTGGTGGCATGTCGAACCATATGGTGGAACAATTTGttgaacaaatgaaatctgagtttgaaatgagtctTGTAGGCGAATTAActtactttctgggacttcaggtAAAACAGATGGAAGATACCTTattcatcactcaaagtaaGTATGCCAAGGGAATTGTTAAGAAGTTTGGTCTTGAGAATGCTGGCCATAAAAGAACTCCTGCTGCAACTCATATCAAGCTTTCAAAGGATGGGAAAGGTACTGATGTGGATCCTAgtttatatagaagcatgattggaagtctttTGTATCTCACTGCCAGCAGACCAGATATTACTTTTGCAGTTGGAGTCTGTGCTAGGTATCAAGCAGAACCAAAGACTAGTCATCTCATTCAAGTGAAAAGGATCATTAAGTATGTCAGTGGTACAAGTGATTATGGCATTTTGTACTCTCGCAACACTAATTCAGTGTtaacaggttactgtgatgcggattgggctggaagtgctgatgataggaagagcacatcaggtggatgtttctttcttGGAAGCAATCTAATTtcttggttcagtaaaaagcaaaattgtgtctctctctctacggcagaagctgaatatatagctgctggaagcagttgcactcagttgatgtggatgaaacaaatgttaaaggagtataatgtgcaacaagatgttatgacattgtTTTGTGACAATCTAAGTGCTATCAACATATCCAAAAATCCAATTCAGCACAGCAGAACAAAACATATTGATATTCGTCATCATTTCATCAGGGAGTTGGTTGAAGATGGTACTGTTACTCTGGAACATGTCTCAACTGAGAAGCAGTTagcagatatttttaccaaaGCTCTGGATGCCACACAGTTTGAAAAATTGAGGCAGTTATTGGGTATCTGTTTATTTGAGGAATTATAGCAATTAAAGGGATTTTTGTGTGCCAACGGCTATTTTGTTATTACTTCTGAGACACGCTTAATCAGGAATTTCCATTGTTTCTTGATAATCTCTTCTGCAACTTCCACTGTGCAACTTCCAATCTCTGAAACTCACTCCAAAACCGTCCATTCCTTTCTTGAAGACCCGTGTTTCCTTCTGTGTGTTTTCTTCACCATGAGTCAAGATTCTAGCAAGAAACTCACTCCTGAGATGAATGCTTACGGGCTAAAGGTAATGGGTCTGAAATCCAAAACCCCAAAATCTTCAAGGGTATCCAAATCCTCTCCTCATACCAGTGAAATCGCAATTGCTCAAGGTATCTCTCAACCATCATCTGATCCGcacaagaagaaagggaaaaaggcaCGATCCAAGTCAGATGCGTCCAAAGCAAAGAGGAAGATGGTAACGAGAGGCTCTGAGGCTACTCAGAGAGTGAATTCCGAGGCTGAGATCAACCCAAGTACGGGTGATGATGTTGATGATTCTCGTATCACTGAAGTGTTGGAAACTCCTCTCAAGGAAGTTTTACATGCAAATGTAGATCCAATTGTTCCATCACCAAGCAACAACCAATCAAGCCACGGTGTTGATACTGATTGCAACAAGGATTCTGATCATCTTGAGGAAGAGGTAATGGTTCCCATCTCTACTCCCTCTGTTGATAAAACTATGCATGTCGAGGATGTTCAGGATGTTATTGAAAACTCAGAATCTGATGAGGTGTTGATCAACACCCTTGGTGCTTCTGCTTCTGTTGCTTCAAAAAGGCAAAAGATGACTGTTGTTCGTAAGTACTCTACGCGTTCCTCTGGCAAGAAgttaggtttgggtttgagtgagAACAAGAAGAGCAAGAAGGTCATTATTCTTGATGATGATACTCCTGTTGTCCAGAATGTCAAGAGAAAGGTTCACAAAGATAATGCTGCTCCTGTTGTTGATGAGACTCCAACTGAGGAGTTGGATAAGTCAGATACTTGTTCTGCTGCTCGGAAGCGCAAGATTGGGAAACGAATTCCAGAAAATGTGCCTGCTGCTCCTTTGGATAACATTTCTTTTCACTCTGAAGAGAGTGTTGGTAAGTGGAAGTATGTTTATCAGCGCAGGATTGCTCAAGAGAGGGAATTGACTGGTGAGATTCTGCATTGTCAAGAAATTATGAAACTTCTTGAGGCTGTTGGGTTATTGAAAACTGTTACTGAGATAGGTGGCTACTATGACAAGTTGGTGAGAGAATTTATTGTGAATGTGACTACAAATTGCACTGTTTCTGGGCATCCTGATTTCAGGAAAGTGTTTGTGCGTGGTAAGTGTGTCCATTTTTCACCTGAGATCATTAACCAGTATTTGGGAAGGAGCACTGTTGCCACAGGAAATGAAGAGCTGTCATTGAGTGCTATCACTAAAGAACTCACGGCTGGTCAGACTATGGTATGGCCTGCTAAAGGATTGCTGTCTTCTACTTatttgagtgtgaagtatgctatcttGAATCGCATTGGTGCTGCAAATTGGGCTCCTACCACTCATAGCTCAGATGTTTCTTCAGGTTTggcaaaattaatttatctggTTGGAACTCAAACTCAGTTTGATTTTGGTGAATATGTCTTTGCTCAAACTATGAAGCATGCTGAAACTTTTGCTGTCAGGC contains:
- the LOC130725828 gene encoding uncharacterized protein LOC130725828 — translated: MSQDSSKKLTPEMNAYGLKVMGLKSKTPKSSRVSKSSPHTSEIAIAQGISQPSSDPHKKKGKKARSKSDASKAKRKMVTRGSEATQRVNSEAEINPSTGDDVDDSRITEVLETPLKEVLHANVDPIVPSPSNNQSSHGVDTDCNKDSDHLEEEVMVPISTPSVDKTMHVEDVQDVIENSESDEVLINTLGASASVASKRQKMTVVRKYSTRSSGKKLGLGLSENKKSKKVIILDDDTPVVQNVKRKVHKDNAAPVVDETPTEELDKSDTCSAARKRKIGKRIPENVPAAPLDNISFHSEESVGKWKYVYQRRIAQERELTGEILHCQEIMKLLEAVGLLKTVTEIGGYYDKLVREFIVNVTTNCTVSGHPDFRKVFVRGKCVHFSPEIINQYLGRSTVATGNEELSLSAITKELTAGQTMVWPAKGLLSSTYLSVKYAILNRIGAANWAPTTHSSDVSSGLAKLIYLVGTQTQFDFGEYVFAQTMKHAETFAVRLPIGFPCLICGIILSQHPQILLDDEVPSQKASLLTIDSRLLAGAHVSDVAGLAEMTQGEGTSSQKTPETPIAALIAVSKMLQDTITSCTLRKKNVDTLILQLTKGKRPLEDNAAAHAQDDVGTSDDDTTSD